A region from the Triticum aestivum cultivar Chinese Spring chromosome 3D, IWGSC CS RefSeq v2.1, whole genome shotgun sequence genome encodes:
- the LOC123073543 gene encoding zinc finger protein 2-like, whose amino-acid sequence MAAEAAPLDLSLTLAPISPWAVLPSGGRSRHRGGVRTRLFSCLFCERKFLKSQALGGHQNAHRKERVVGSWNAHLYLPDHPRLPVPDTAMGYLVLDDDDEDDKHQKLDLSLKL is encoded by the coding sequence ATGGCAGCTGAAGCAGCTCCCCTAGACCTGTCTCTCACGCTGGCCCCCATATCTCCTTGGGCTGTTCTTCCTTCTGGCGGCCGTAGCCGCCACAGAGGGGGCGTGAGAACCAGACTCTTCTCTTGCCTCTTCTGCGAGAGGAAGTTCCTCAAGTCTCAGGCGCTTGGGGGCCATCAGAACGCGCACAGGAAGGAGAGGGTCGTCGGCAGCTGGAACGCCCACCTCTACCTCCCTGACCATCCTCGACTCCCGGTGCCGGACACCGCGATGGGGTACCTTGTccttgatgatgatgacgaagatgacAAGCACCAGAAGCTTGATCTTAGCCTCAAGCTTTAA